In Taeniopygia guttata chromosome 2, bTaeGut7.mat, whole genome shotgun sequence, one genomic interval encodes:
- the CROT gene encoding peroxisomal carnitine O-octanoyltransferase isoform X2 — protein MEKQLLESSEERTFQYQDSLPSLPVPPLDESLSKYLDAVKPFLNQEEYQRTKDIVKNFENGIGKELHQKLLERARMRRNWLEDWWLNVAYLDLRISTQIHCNMGGPGPYIEHCWPPKEGTQIDRACVNIWHTLKYWDLLRAEKVAIERSGNTVLDMNQFRMLFCTCKIPGLTRDSLGNYFKTEAEGECPSHLIVLCRGRVFAFDAMHEGSMLTPPEIFRQLTYIQKRCYSEPDGPGLAALTSNERTKWAELREYLIHLDPKNLTLLEKIQRSLFVVGLDDCSPHATPEDYTELTRLGLTGDPTVRWGDKSYNSIFFSNGTCSAFCDHSPFDAMALITMLSYAEMKIIENEGKWKGSDNVRDIPWPEELVFTVDSKIMNEIRCTKELYYKKVSDLQLVSYAFTSFGKALIRKRKLHPDTFVQLALQLAYYKCHGRPGCCYETAMTRRFYHGRTETIRPCTVEAVEWCKSMLDPSDSNYQRLQLMHKAFAKHNKMRKECENGKGFDRHLLGLLLIAQEQGLPVPELYGDKAFTASGGGGNFVLSTSLTGYTRFSGHALPMVQHGYGFFYSIRDDRIVTSCSSWKSCPETDAEVLCRTLFQCFHDVLQLTLTAGL, from the exons tgaAGCCATTTCTTAATCAAGAAGAATATCAAAGAACCAAGGATATAgttaaaaattttgaaaatggcATTGGAAAAGAGTTGCATCAGAAATTACTGGAAAGAGCCAGAATGAGAAGGAATTGG ctggaGGACTGGTGGCTGAATGTGGCTTATCTTGATCTTCGCATCTCAACACAAATACACTGTAATATGGGAGGCCCTGGTCCCTATATTGAGCACTGCTGGCCACCGAAAGAGGGCACTCAGATAGACAGAGCATGTGTAAATATATGGCACACCCTGAAATACTGGGATCTACTACGAGC AGAGAAGGTTGCCATAGAGAGATCTGGGAACACTGTTCTGGACATGAACCAATTTAGAATGCTCTTCTGCACTTGCAAAATTCCTGGACTTACCAGAGACTCTCTtggcaattattttaaaacag AGGCTGAAGGTGAATGTCCATCTCACTTGATAGTCCTATGTCGAGGTCGAGTATTTGCATTTGATGCTATGCATGAAGGCAGCATGCTGACTCCTCCAGAGATTTTCAG GCAACTTACATATATACAGAAGAGATGCTACAGTGAACCAGATGGACCAGGACTGGCAGCCCTAACAAGCAATGAAAGGACCAAATGGGCAGAG TTACGGGAATATTTGATACATCTTGATCCAAAGAACTTAACTCTTCtggaaaaaattcagagaagTTTATTTGTGGTTGGCCTTGATGATTGTAGCCCTCATGCAACTCCTGAGGACTACACTGAG CTTACAAGGCTGGGGCTAACAGGTGATCCGACTGTGCGCTGGGGAGATAAATCCTACAATAGCATATTCTTTTCCAATGGAACCTGTAGTGCATTCTGTGAt CATTCTCCTTTTGATGCCATGGCTTTAATTACCATGTTATCTTATGCTGAAATGAAGATTAttgaaaatgagggaaaatggaaG GGATCAGATAATGTGAGGGATATTCCATGGCCGGAGGAACTCGTATTCACAGTGGATTCAAAAATTATGAATGAAATCAGATGTACTAAAGAATTGTATTACAAGAAG GTGTCTGACTTGCAGCTGGTGTCTTACGCCTTCACATCCTTCGGCAAAGCATTGATTAGAAAGAGGAAACTTCATCCTGATACATTTGTGCAGCTTGCCCTTCAGCTTGCTTATTACAAATGCCATGGGCG TCCAGGCTGCTGTTACGAAACTGCCATGACCAGGCGTTTCTATCACGGCCGCACAGAGACCATAAGACCGTGTACTGTGGAAGCTGTGGAATGGTGCAAGTCCATGTTGGATCCTTCTGACAGT AATTATCAACGGCTACAGCTGATGCATAAGGCATTTGCAAAGCACAATAAAATGAGGAAAGAATgtgaaaatggaaaag GCTTTGATCGTCATCTTCTGGGTCTCCTGCTCATAGCACAGGAGCAAGGACTGCCAGTGCCAGAACTGTATGGGGATAAGGCCTTCACAGCCAG TGGAGGAGGTGGGAATTTTGTCCTTTCAACTAGTCTGACTGGCTACACTAGGTTTAGTGGACATGCACTCCCTATGGTACAACATGGCTATGGCTTTTTTTATTCAATTAGAGATGACAG GATCGTTACTAGCTGTTCTTCTTGGAAATCCTGTCCAGAGACTGATGCAGAAGTGCTGTGCAGAACtctgttccagtgtttccaTGATGTGCTGCAGTTAACACTTACAGCTGGGCTGTAA
- the CROT gene encoding peroxisomal carnitine O-octanoyltransferase isoform X1, with the protein MEKQLLESSEERTFQYQDSLPSLPVPPLDESLSKYLDAVKPFLNQEEYQRTKDIVKNFENGIGKELHQKLLERARMRRNWLEDWWLNVAYLDLRISTQIHCNMGGPGPYIEHCWPPKEGTQIDRACVNIWHTLKYWDLLRAEKVAIERSGNTVLDMNQFRMLFCTCKIPGLTRDSLGNYFKTEAEGECPSHLIVLCRGRVFAFDAMHEGSMLTPPEIFRQLTYIQKRCYSEPDGPGLAALTSNERTKWAELREYLIHLDPKNLTLLEKIQRSLFVVGLDDCSPHATPEDYTELTRLGLTGDPTVRWGDKSYNSIFFSNGTCSAFCDHSPFDAMALITMLSYAEMKIIENEGKWKGSDNVRDIPWPEELVFTVDSKIMNEIRCTKELYYKKVSDLQLVSYAFTSFGKALIRKRKLHPDTFVQLALQLAYYKCHGRPGCCYETAMTRRFYHGRTETIRPCTVEAVEWCKSMLDPSDSNYQRLQLMHKAFAKHNKMRKECENGKGFDRHLLGLLLIAQEQGLPVPELYGDKAFTASGGGGNFVLSTSLTGYTRFSGHALPMVQHGYGFFYSIRDDR; encoded by the exons tgaAGCCATTTCTTAATCAAGAAGAATATCAAAGAACCAAGGATATAgttaaaaattttgaaaatggcATTGGAAAAGAGTTGCATCAGAAATTACTGGAAAGAGCCAGAATGAGAAGGAATTGG ctggaGGACTGGTGGCTGAATGTGGCTTATCTTGATCTTCGCATCTCAACACAAATACACTGTAATATGGGAGGCCCTGGTCCCTATATTGAGCACTGCTGGCCACCGAAAGAGGGCACTCAGATAGACAGAGCATGTGTAAATATATGGCACACCCTGAAATACTGGGATCTACTACGAGC AGAGAAGGTTGCCATAGAGAGATCTGGGAACACTGTTCTGGACATGAACCAATTTAGAATGCTCTTCTGCACTTGCAAAATTCCTGGACTTACCAGAGACTCTCTtggcaattattttaaaacag AGGCTGAAGGTGAATGTCCATCTCACTTGATAGTCCTATGTCGAGGTCGAGTATTTGCATTTGATGCTATGCATGAAGGCAGCATGCTGACTCCTCCAGAGATTTTCAG GCAACTTACATATATACAGAAGAGATGCTACAGTGAACCAGATGGACCAGGACTGGCAGCCCTAACAAGCAATGAAAGGACCAAATGGGCAGAG TTACGGGAATATTTGATACATCTTGATCCAAAGAACTTAACTCTTCtggaaaaaattcagagaagTTTATTTGTGGTTGGCCTTGATGATTGTAGCCCTCATGCAACTCCTGAGGACTACACTGAG CTTACAAGGCTGGGGCTAACAGGTGATCCGACTGTGCGCTGGGGAGATAAATCCTACAATAGCATATTCTTTTCCAATGGAACCTGTAGTGCATTCTGTGAt CATTCTCCTTTTGATGCCATGGCTTTAATTACCATGTTATCTTATGCTGAAATGAAGATTAttgaaaatgagggaaaatggaaG GGATCAGATAATGTGAGGGATATTCCATGGCCGGAGGAACTCGTATTCACAGTGGATTCAAAAATTATGAATGAAATCAGATGTACTAAAGAATTGTATTACAAGAAG GTGTCTGACTTGCAGCTGGTGTCTTACGCCTTCACATCCTTCGGCAAAGCATTGATTAGAAAGAGGAAACTTCATCCTGATACATTTGTGCAGCTTGCCCTTCAGCTTGCTTATTACAAATGCCATGGGCG TCCAGGCTGCTGTTACGAAACTGCCATGACCAGGCGTTTCTATCACGGCCGCACAGAGACCATAAGACCGTGTACTGTGGAAGCTGTGGAATGGTGCAAGTCCATGTTGGATCCTTCTGACAGT AATTATCAACGGCTACAGCTGATGCATAAGGCATTTGCAAAGCACAATAAAATGAGGAAAGAATgtgaaaatggaaaag GCTTTGATCGTCATCTTCTGGGTCTCCTGCTCATAGCACAGGAGCAAGGACTGCCAGTGCCAGAACTGTATGGGGATAAGGCCTTCACAGCCAG TGGAGGAGGTGGGAATTTTGTCCTTTCAACTAGTCTGACTGGCTACACTAGGTTTAGTGGACATGCACTCCCTATGGTACAACATGGCTATGGCTTTTTTTATTCAATTAGAGATGACAG